Part of the Acidimicrobiia bacterium genome is shown below.
ACTACGCCGCCACCCAAGTAATGGACGAAGCTCGCCACGTAGAAGTCTTTGCCCAATATCTGGACACCAAAATGGGCGGTATTGACTACCCCTGCAACACCCATCTGGGTTTACTCCTTGACGACATCGTCAACGACAGTCGATGGGACATGACCTACTTGGGCATGCAGATCATGGTGGAAGGCTTGGCCTTAGCGGCCTTTGGCTTCATGCATCAAACCACCGAAGAACCCCTGCTGAAAAAGCTTTTGCGCTACGTCATGGCCGACGAAGCCCGCCACGTAGCTTTTGGGGTAATTACCCTCAAGGAAATTTACCAAGACATGACAGCCGCCGAACTCCGCGACCGCCAAGTATTTGTCTTCGAAGCAGCCCTGCGCATGCGCGACCGCTTCATGCGCCAAGAAGTATGGGAACGCGTGGGAGTCGATGTAAAAGACATGGTGAAGTTCCAGTTATCAATGCCCGACGAACTGCGAATATTTCAACGCATGCTCTTTTCAAAGATCGTCCCCAACTGCCGCAAACTTGGTTTGTTGGATGCCGGCGACGGATGGCTACGCGACCGCTTCACCGACATCGGGGTCATCGAATTTGAAAACTGGGTAGATACCGGCGAAGAGTATCTAGAGCTTGATGAAGTAACCAAAGACCGGGCCGCTGAAGAAGCAGCGAGCTAACCCTTCTTCGCAAAAAAGGCTTTACTCCTTCTCGTTGGCCTGCAGGTGATGACGAATCACCTCATCAATAATAAAGCGCAAAAACTTCTCAGAAAAAACGGGATCCAACCCAGCCTGCGCAGAAAGCTCACGAAGCCGCTCCACCTGTTCGGCTTCTCTCCCCGGGTCGGCCGGCGCCATACCTGATTGCGCTTTATATTCCCCTACCTTGCCGGTGACCTTAAACCGTTCGGCCAACAACACGATGAGCGCCGAATCAATATTGTCAATACTGGACCGGTAACCGATCAGCACCTCGTCGTTTTGGTCGCTCATTATTTTCCTTTCGCTTCTCACAGGGTAGGCCCTCGCCGCCCTGCTTGACTTACCATTTGCAAACTGGGCTATTCTCCGTATCTAACCACTCACCCCTTTAACCAAACAAGCGAGCCCTTCATGGAAATCCCTCTTACCATTACCGACTACCTTGACCGGGCCGAACGAGTTTACGGCGACCGCATAGCCATTATTGACGAGCCCAATCAACCAGCCCCCGCTCTGTCCGACCTGACCTACCGACAACTAGCGCAATCAGCACGGGCCCTGGCCGCTGGCCTTGATGGTTTGGGCTTAGCCATCGGCACCCGCGTCGCCATGGTCTCGCACAATTCAGCCCGACTTTTGGTGTTTCTTTTCGGTACCAGCGCCTACGGGCGGGTTGGCGTGCCCATCAACTTTCGCCTCAGCAAACCAGAAATACAATTCATCCTTAACCACTCAGAAGCCGAGGTGCTGATCATTGACCCCGAGTTGGCTGAACAACACGGCGACTTCGACGTAAAACACCAATTCACTGCTGGCCCAGAATCCGATGCACTCTTTAACTACGACGTCGCTCCTCAACCGTGGGAACCCAGCGAACACGCCACCGCCACCATCAACTACACCAGTGGAACCACCGCTCGCCCCAAAGGGGTCGAGATGACCCACCGCAACCTCTGGCTCAACGCCGCAGTGTTCGGATGGCAAAGCGGGGTCAACGACCGCGAGGTCTACCTCCACACTCTGCCCATGTTTCACTGCAACGGCTGGGGCATGCCTTACGCCATCACCGGAATGGGCGGTCAACACATTATTTTACGCAAAGTAGACGGGCCAGAAATCTTGCGCCGCATTGAACGACACGGAGTCACCTTGCTTTGTGGCGCTCCCGCGGTAATCACCGCCGTCCTAGAAGCCGCCGCCGACTGGGACGGGCCGATCCCTGGTGCCGCAACTATGCGCATCGTGGTGGCCGGTGCCCCACCGCCCACCAGCATCATTGAACGAGTAGAAACCGAACTGGATTGGGAATTCATCCAGATTTACGGGCTCACCGAAACAGCACCGCTGCTCACCATGAACCGCTCCCGAGCCGAATGGGACCACCTTGACGCCGGACAACGCGCCGTTGAACTCTCCCGCGCCGGAGCCCCCGCCCTCGGGGTAGAACTCAGCACAGCCCCCGATGGGGAACTCCTGGCTCGCAGCAACCATGTACTAAAAAGCTACTGGGACCAACCAGAGGGAACCGAAAAAGCTTTAGCCGACGGGTGGTTTCATACCGGTGACGGCGCCACCATTGGTGACGACAACTACGCCACCATTACCGACCGAAAAAAAGATGTCATTATTTCTGGCGGAGAAAACGTGTCATCCATCGAAGTGGAAGACGCTCTTTTCTCACACCCTGCGGTAGCCGAAGCAGCGGTCATCGGGGTACCTCACGAAAAATGGGGAGAAACAGTAAAAGCCCTCGTAGTTTGCACCGATACTTCAATAACCGAAAATGACCTTATTGACCATTGCCGCGAACTGCTCGCCCACTACAAGTGCCCCACCTCAGTGGAGTTTCGCCACGAACTCGACCGCACAGCCACCGGAAAGTTGCAAAAGTTTAAATTGCGTGCTCCTTACTGGGAGCACCTAGATCGTCAAATAAATTAATGGCTTTTATTTCACCGCGCAAGTTCATGTGGGCGATAAAGGCTTCGCTGGCCGCTTGCCTGCTGCTGGGGCTTGTATTCCCCGACATCCCCGGCGTCATCGGTAAAGGCTGGCCTGAACGAGCCGTCGGTTACCCTATTTCGGCGTTGATTGTCCCCCTCATCTGGTTTCTCGCCACCCGGCGAAAACCAGTTAATCAACGAAACTACCCCTACCTCGCTGACGCTTTACTGGTGCTACCTTTTGTTTTAGACCTCGCCGGCAACTTGGTGAACCTCTATAACACCGTGCACAACTTTGACGACTTCTTACATTTCATTAACTGGGTGTTTTTAGTAGCGGCCTTAGTGATATTTCTGGCTCCCGCTGGTTTAGCCCGCTGGAACCTGACCCTTCTGGGCGCAGGATTTGGCGCTTTAGCCATAGTGGCTTGGGAAGGCATGGAATGGATTGTGCAATCCATGGGCACCGCCGGGCTACAACTCACCTACGACGACACGGTAAGCGATTTGGTGCTGTCTACTTCCGGGGGTATTTTCGGTGCCATTTTGGCCGCCCGCTTTTTAACTAATCAAGTCACCGCTTAGCTTTTAGCCAGCGCAGGCAAAGGCTCCCCAGCAAAGAACCTTCGCGGGTTATCTACCACCAACTTGTCGATCTCTGCTTGCGTAACCCCTCGGTCAATCAACATGGGCACGATCTCGCGATCAAACCGGGTGGGTTCCATTACTTCAGCCAACTGGCTCATGGCGTGCGACGGAAACGGTTCGCCGCGCCAACACCACACCGAGTCGTGGCTCACCACCACCCGGTCGCCAGCCCCCTGACGCAAAAGGCGCACCAACGCATCCACACGATCTTCATCAGACATAAACGCCTCAATGCCAAAACGGTCGAAACCTAAATAACTTCCGCCGGTGGCAATACCTAGGTGATAGTCGGTGTCGGTGCTGCCGCATGAGTGGCCGATAACTATTCGATGCGCAGGCACCTCAGCGTCCACCAATACTTGTTGTTGAATGTCTCCTACCGCTCCGTCGTCGGTGTGCGTCGTGATAGGAGCCCCGGTAACGCAAGATGCTGCCGCTACGGCGTTAAACACCGTGCGTTCGTAATCAGACATTCCTCCATGACCGGTGCCGCATTTAATTATTCCCGCCCGCACCCCGGTGGTGCCGATGCCCTCGGTGAGTTCGGCCACAAACTGTTCGGTCATCACCGGCTGAATATCTTCGTACTGGCCTTTATGCAGCCAATAGGCCACCCCGCCACCTTCCTGCCGGTACAAACCAGTAGCACAAATAATGTTGAAACCCGTGGCCTCGGCAACCTCAACCATCAACTCCACATCACGACCCAAGTCAGATGGACAAGGGTCCAGCAGCGAGGAGTAGCCCAAATCTTGCAATTCTGCGATGCGATCTATACAGACGGCCCTCATATCAGCACGCGAAAGACCCGGGCGGCTGGTGTGCGATTCCCAACCGGAATACCCCACAGTTAGATGCTCATGCATCAACGTGCGTCCCAACTGATCAGGCGAAATAGCACCCGTAACTGTAGAAATTGTGGCAAGAGAAGTCGAGGTGGCCGGTTTAGCGTTCATTACAAAAACATTACACCTTGTGGGATCCACGGCAAAAATCGCTGCTCAAGTTGCGCTGGTGACCACCGTCACCTAACCTTTAAAAGTCGTCCACCGACGGATGACATTCCCAAATTGGGATATACCTAATGAACCGAGGGGGTTCCCCATATGAGCAAGCTTTTCAAGCTTCTCGCTTTGTTCCTTTCAATTGGTCTTGTTGCCGCAGCATGCGGTAGCGACTCCGGCGACGAAGGCACAAGCACCACTGCAGCTCCGACTACCGCAGCTACCGCAGATACTGAAACCACTGCCGCACCTACTACAGCCGTTGAGCTGGTTGAAGGCACCAGCCTTCTTCAGGTAGTGCAAGATCGAGGCACCGTAAACTGTGGCGTCGGCTCGACCGCCGTTGCTTTCTCAGTAATCCAGCCTGACGGAACTTCCGCCGGCTTCGATGCTGACTACTGCCGAGTAATTGCCGCCGCCGTTTTGGGCGACGCAACTGCCGTGACTTTCATTCCTTTGACTTCTTCTGAACGCTTCACCGCTGTTCAGACCGGTCAGGTTGACTTGCTCATGCGTACCACCACTTGGACTCAAAGCCGGGACACCGACTTAGGTATGGACTTTGGCCCAACCACCTACTTTGATGGCCAACAGCTGATGGCTCGTATTTCCGACGGTTTCTCCGGTTCATCCGACATCGCTGACCTTGAAGGCACCATCGTTTGTGTAAACGCTGGTACCACCACGGAAAAGAACATCAGTGAAGCTGCCCGTTTGCAAGGCGTAAACATCACCTTGCAAACCTTCGAAGGTAGCGATGAAGTTTACGACAGCTTCATCAGCGGCGCTTG
Proteins encoded:
- a CDS encoding AMP-dependent synthetase produces the protein MEIPLTITDYLDRAERVYGDRIAIIDEPNQPAPALSDLTYRQLAQSARALAAGLDGLGLAIGTRVAMVSHNSARLLVFLFGTSAYGRVGVPINFRLSKPEIQFILNHSEAEVLIIDPELAEQHGDFDVKHQFTAGPESDALFNYDVAPQPWEPSEHATATINYTSGTTARPKGVEMTHRNLWLNAAVFGWQSGVNDREVYLHTLPMFHCNGWGMPYAITGMGGQHIILRKVDGPEILRRIERHGVTLLCGAPAVITAVLEAAADWDGPIPGAATMRIVVAGAPPPTSIIERVETELDWEFIQIYGLTETAPLLTMNRSRAEWDHLDAGQRAVELSRAGAPALGVELSTAPDGELLARSNHVLKSYWDQPEGTEKALADGWFHTGDGATIGDDNYATITDRKKDVIISGGENVSSIEVEDALFSHPAVAEAAVIGVPHEKWGETVKALVVCTDTSITENDLIDHCRELLAHYKCPTSVEFRHELDRTATGKLQKFKLRAPYWEHLDRQIN
- a CDS encoding ferritin-like domain-containing protein yields the protein MTATENPVSDEYSLANYANDPERISEYSVWNSDVTSAIHTVEDNADAIFTWDYDKGSRPALDKLYEKAKTSQWNGQTDLDWSIDVDPYAVLTAADPLEVQYFAENPESPLYKFNEKEWTELGVESFKWSLAQFMHGEQGALICTAKIVETVPWIDAKYYAATQVMDEARHVEVFAQYLDTKMGGIDYPCNTHLGLLLDDIVNDSRWDMTYLGMQIMVEGLALAAFGFMHQTTEEPLLKKLLRYVMADEARHVAFGVITLKEIYQDMTAAELRDRQVFVFEAALRMRDRFMRQEVWERVGVDVKDMVKFQLSMPDELRIFQRMLFSKIVPNCRKLGLLDAGDGWLRDRFTDIGVIEFENWVDTGEEYLELDEVTKDRAAEEAAS
- a CDS encoding chorismate mutase, whose amino-acid sequence is MSDQNDEVLIGYRSSIDNIDSALIVLLAERFKVTGKVGEYKAQSGMAPADPGREAEQVERLRELSAQAGLDPVFSEKFLRFIIDEVIRHHLQANEKE
- a CDS encoding amino acid ABC transporter substrate-binding protein; this encodes MSKLFKLLALFLSIGLVAAACGSDSGDEGTSTTAAPTTAATADTETTAAPTTAVELVEGTSLLQVVQDRGTVNCGVGSTAVAFSVIQPDGTSAGFDADYCRVIAAAVLGDATAVTFIPLTSSERFTAVQTGQVDLLMRTTTWTQSRDTDLGMDFGPTTYFDGQQLMARISDGFSGSSDIADLEGTIVCVNAGTTTEKNISEAARLQGVNITLQTFEGSDEVYDSFISGACDVTTTDGSALVGRMAKHEMIGEWIIFPATPISKEPLGPVYPQNDSVWGDVINWSVYATVIADEYGINNSNVDDFLTEPGEVGRLLGTDEGELQTVMGLPADAFYQVIKQVGNYSDIYNSNLNPVGLFREGSANAPAADGGLIYAPPMR